A window of Paenibacillus phoenicis genomic DNA:
ATTTTACAGACGAATGTGGTTTCCAATTACCGGTGGGTGCAGAAGCTGCTGCCGTATTTGCGGCAAGGACAGTACCCGAGAATCATTGTAATCGGATCGACTACAGCGTTACGTGCCGATACCTCGTTGTACGGTATATCCAAGGCAGCTCTCCGCAATTATGTACTGGGCTTGCGCGAAGAGCTGAAGCCTGCCGGTGTCGGAGTCACCTTGATTCATCCAGGTGGTACCTTTACGGAACGCCGCGTTCCCGATGAACGGATCGGGATTGGTCCTGACCGTTTACTCGAGGCACGTGATGTGGGTCAATTGATTGCAGCGATACTAACTTTAAGCCCGCAGGCCGTTGTTGAGGAGCTCACGGTCCGCCCGCTTTTGGGAGATACGTTCTGATTCACGTTTCGAGGAGTCAATATCAAGGCGTATATTCCTCATAAAACCAATATTCCTTTATTCTGGTTGACGAAAGCATTTGAAAGTAGATAAGATGGGATGGAATGCTTATATAGGAAGAACCATAAGAATAGAGGGGCGTTATAGGTTGGACCAATTTCATATTGAAATAGATTTGGCTTTGGGGCGCATGTTTGAAGTATTTAATTTAATCAATAAAAAACCAAAAGAATATGTTCCAGGTCTGGTTTTATATTTTTCCGAGATTCATATGATCGAAGCCATAGGCAGGCATCCGGACTCGAAGCTGACAGAGATCGCACAAACCTTGAACATCACCAAAGGTACTGCATCGAAAACGATTGCTAAGCTGGTTGATAAAGGACTTGTCTCCAAATATCAATTGGAGAAGAACAAGAAGGAGGTCTATTTTCGGCTTACGGAGATGGGGCAGCTTGCTTTTGACGGGCATTATCAATATCACGAGTCCAGGAGCGCGGACATTGACCGCGAGTTCGACAGTTACTCTCCCGAAGATCAGAAGCTTATATTAGATTTTATACGGAAGTATACCGAGGAGTTGAAACGATACCTGGATTAATTAAGGAGGAGAAGCGCGCATGAGCTTGGAGAAGCCTCAGTTGGATTTCACGGCCACGAAAGAACAGTTAGAGGAGAGGCTGTTGGAAATTCGGCGTAATTTGCACCGGGAGCCGGAATTGTCTAATGAGGAATACGAAACGACTCGGAAGCTGAAAGGGTGGTTGAAGGAGGCTGGCATCAAAGTACTGGATTTGCCCGCACTAAAAACGGGGGTAATTGCGGAGATCGGCAGTGGAGAGGGACCGATAGTGGCTCTTCGTGCGGATATCGATGCGTTGCCGATCGATGAGCAATCGGGAGTGCCGTTCAGTTCAACGGTACCGGGTAAAATGCATGCTTGCGGTCATGACTTCCACACCACAGTGGCGCTCGGTGCAGCTTACCTGCTGAAAGAGCGGGAGGAGGAGCTTGCGGGAACGGTGCGCATCGTGTTTCAGCCGGCCGAAGAGACGGGGCATGGGGCGAAAGACGTGCTCGCTTCCGGCGGCCTTGACAACGTCGCAGTGATCTTTGGTTTGCACAATGACCCAGACTTGGAGGTCGGGGAGCTGGGTACCTGTGCTGGCCCAATCACAGCAGGCGTGGATCGGTTTGAGATCGTGATCAATGGAGTTGGGGCCCATGCGGCTTCGCCTGAAAAGGGCACAGACACGATCGTGGCTGCGTCACAAATTGTGCTGGCGCTCCAAACCATCAGCAGCCGGCTCGTCAGCGCGCTGGATTCCATCGTGGTCAGTGTGACCCGTATTACCGGCGGAAACACCTGGAATGTGCTGCCCGCGACCGTAGAGCTGGAAGGCACGGTTCGGACATTGAATGTGGACGTTCAAAAACGTGTACCGGAGCAGATTCGCCAAATTCTCGCCGGAATCGGCGCTGCCGCGGGAGTTACGGCTGAGCTGCGTTGGTATCCCGGCCCGCTGGCGACGATTAATGATGCCTTCTGGTCAGAATTTGCCGCTGAGGCCGCCAGAGAAACTGGCTATAAGACAAAAGTTCTGGGGCCGAGCATGGGCGGTGAGGATTTCTCCTTTTACCTGCAGGACATCCCGGGAGCATTCGTGTATGTGGGTTCGAGCTCGTCTTATGCTTTACACCATCCGAAATTTGCCCCGAACGAATCGGCGATACTGCCTGCTGCCGAATATTACAGCCATCTGGCCGTTCGAGCCATTAATGAATTAAGTCAAGAGTAACTGTGAACAGCAATCGGTTCCCTCTAGTGGGAACCGATTTTTGTTGTCAAGATATATAAGGATGAGTGACGGTATCAAACCATAATAAGAACTGATTTTCAAATAAATTACAAAATGACGAACAATATTAGCAACATTCATATTGAATATTCGTTTTTTCTGTTGACATTTTAGGACCCTCCGCCTAGAATAAATCATGTGATAAGCCTTGCTGACATGGCTTGTCTGGATATCGACAAAACCGCATAGTTCTTTTCGTATAATTCCGGGAATTGGCCCGGAAGTCTCTACGAGGTCACCGTAAATGATCTGGCTACGAAAGGAAGAAACGAACGTATAGTTGAAACAGGTTGGGTAAAGTTCGGGGATGTTGCTCGGACGAATGCTGCGATGCTTGCTTCACGGAAGCCTATGGCTGTTGGCTGATCCGAACGATCGTTTCTTCTGGATGTACGGTAACCCGAGGGATGTCGCCTCGGGCTTTTTGTCGTTTTCCGAAGGAAATTCAACAAAGTGGTGCTGTCATGCCAGTTGTTTGAACCTGGATTGTCAATTTTTAAGGGGGAGTAATTTTATCATGGATCGGTTTTTTAAACTGAAACAGAACGGTACAACGGTACGTACGGAAATTATGGCGGGCCTGACCACATTTATGGCGATGGCCTACATCCTGACGGTTAATCCGAACACGCTGACGGCGTTTGGCCAGATCGAAATGGGGTGGTACTCCGTATTCTTGGCAACGGCGCTTTCCGCTGGGATTTTCACGATTGCCATGGGCCTTTTCATTAACTTTCCTGTGGCGCTTGCGCCGGGTATGGGTCTGAATGCGTATTTTGCGTCCGTGATTTTGTCGTCGGCGACAACGGATCATCCGTTTACTTGGGAAATGGGCTTAACCGCTGTATTCATTTCCGGTTTGATCTTCATCCTGTTGACTTTAACAAAAGTTCGTCAAATGCTGCTGGATGCCGTTCCGGATTCGTTGAAGCATGCGATTACGGTCGGGATCGGGTTGTTCATTACGATTATCGGTCTGAAAAACAGTGGTCTGATGACCATCGGCGTTGAAGCCGGTAGCGATATTCCGGCGAACACATTCACCGATGTGCTTTCCTTTGAAACGGTAATTCATTTAGGCAGTCTGGAGAATACAGACGTACAGCTCACTTTGATTGGCTTGTTGCTGATCGGGGTTTTGATGGTGCTGCAGGTTCGCGGTGCGATTTTGCTGGGGATCCTGGGAACGACGGTTATCGCTTTGCTGATGGGTGTGGTGGACTTCGGTACTTTGTCCGATCCGCAAACGCCTTGGGTTCCGGACTTCACGCAAATCAACTTTGCACGCTTTGACTGGGACGGCATTTTGCATACGGGTATTATTTCCGCGATTGCGACTTTTACTTTCGTGGAATTGTTTGATACATTTGGTACTTTGGTAGGTACAGCTTCCCGTGCTGGGATCATGAAGGATCCGGAAGAAGGCAAAAAACGCGTCGGCAAAGCCATGCTGGTTGACGCAGCGGCTGTTACTGGCGGCGCACTGCTCGGGACTTCGACGACGACAGCTTATATTGAAAGTGCAGCTGGCGTAGCTGAAGGTGGACGTACGGGCTTAACCGCCCTCACGACGGGGATTTGCTTCTTGGCCGCCTTGTTCTTGGCTCCGATCGCAGCTTTGATTCCTGGTGCTGCAACGGCTGCAGCCTTGATCATTGTTGGTGTCCTAATGGTTCAATCGATCAAAGAGATCGACTTCTCCGATATGGTTGTAGCCATCCCTGCGTTCTTGACGGTAACGATGATGCCGTTCACCTATAATATTGCGAACGGGATTTCATTTGGGATTGTGTTCTATGTGGTGCTAGCCTTTGCGGCTAATCTGATCGGCAAAAAGAAATACAACATCCACTGGTTAATGTGGGTACTGTTCGTTCTAATCATTCTTCGTTATATTTTCCTTGGCAGCCAAGGTTAATGATGAACTAACGGTCTCTCAAGCCTGCAGTCCCTTTGAGGATTGCAGGTTTCTTTTTTAATAGTAGTAGATTCTCGATTATATGCGACGATTTCCAAGTATTGCATTTGTGTTTGCTTGTGAGGTTTGGTATATTATAAAAGTCGCTCACGGCGATGAGGTGTTTGCGAAGAAGATTGAACTTGATGGTCGAAAAAACGATCGAAAAAAGTTCTTGCATCCCAACGAATCACCTGATATAATATAAGAGTTGTCGCCGATAAGACGACAACGAAGTTGATCTTTGAAAACTGAACAACGAGTGAGTATTAAACCGAGATTTAATTCTCGTCAGTTTTGAAATGAGCAAGTCAAACACTTTATTTTATTGGAGAGTTTGATCCTGGCTCAGGACGAACGCTGGCGGCGTGCCTAATACATGCAAGTCGAGCGGAGTTCATCGGGAGCTTGCTTCGGATGAACTTAGCGGCGGACGGGTGAGTAACACGTAGGCAACCTGCCCGTAAGACTGGGATAACTACCGGAAACGGTAGCTAATACCGGATACGCAAGTTTCTCGCATGAGGGGCTTGGGAAAGGCGGAGCAATCTGTCACTTACGGATGGGCCTGCGGCGCATTAGCT
This region includes:
- a CDS encoding SDR family oxidoreductase, with the protein product MKIVITGGSRGIGLAVARELSAAGHELLLTGRTAADLNAAKNELAGAALIYSVDHARDEAPDEIITYMKEQEFHPDVLILNAAAFYDQTRSVVEPDASELSRILQTNVVSNYRWVQKLLPYLRQGQYPRIIVIGSTTALRADTSLYGISKAALRNYVLGLREELKPAGVGVTLIHPGGTFTERRVPDERIGIGPDRLLEARDVGQLIAAILTLSPQAVVEELTVRPLLGDTF
- a CDS encoding MarR family winged helix-turn-helix transcriptional regulator; translated protein: MDQFHIEIDLALGRMFEVFNLINKKPKEYVPGLVLYFSEIHMIEAIGRHPDSKLTEIAQTLNITKGTASKTIAKLVDKGLVSKYQLEKNKKEVYFRLTEMGQLAFDGHYQYHESRSADIDREFDSYSPEDQKLILDFIRKYTEELKRYLD
- a CDS encoding amidohydrolase gives rise to the protein MSLEKPQLDFTATKEQLEERLLEIRRNLHREPELSNEEYETTRKLKGWLKEAGIKVLDLPALKTGVIAEIGSGEGPIVALRADIDALPIDEQSGVPFSSTVPGKMHACGHDFHTTVALGAAYLLKEREEELAGTVRIVFQPAEETGHGAKDVLASGGLDNVAVIFGLHNDPDLEVGELGTCAGPITAGVDRFEIVINGVGAHAASPEKGTDTIVAASQIVLALQTISSRLVSALDSIVVSVTRITGGNTWNVLPATVELEGTVRTLNVDVQKRVPEQIRQILAGIGAAAGVTAELRWYPGPLATINDAFWSEFAAEAARETGYKTKVLGPSMGGEDFSFYLQDIPGAFVYVGSSSSYALHHPKFAPNESAILPAAEYYSHLAVRAINELSQE
- a CDS encoding NCS2 family permease, producing MDRFFKLKQNGTTVRTEIMAGLTTFMAMAYILTVNPNTLTAFGQIEMGWYSVFLATALSAGIFTIAMGLFINFPVALAPGMGLNAYFASVILSSATTDHPFTWEMGLTAVFISGLIFILLTLTKVRQMLLDAVPDSLKHAITVGIGLFITIIGLKNSGLMTIGVEAGSDIPANTFTDVLSFETVIHLGSLENTDVQLTLIGLLLIGVLMVLQVRGAILLGILGTTVIALLMGVVDFGTLSDPQTPWVPDFTQINFARFDWDGILHTGIISAIATFTFVELFDTFGTLVGTASRAGIMKDPEEGKKRVGKAMLVDAAAVTGGALLGTSTTTAYIESAAGVAEGGRTGLTALTTGICFLAALFLAPIAALIPGAATAAALIIVGVLMVQSIKEIDFSDMVVAIPAFLTVTMMPFTYNIANGISFGIVFYVVLAFAANLIGKKKYNIHWLMWVLFVLIILRYIFLGSQG